The genome window GCTCGTCGTCGTTGCGGAACAGCAGGTAGCTGGTGACGATCGACAAGGCGGTGCCGAGCAGGATGCCCTCGAGGGCGACGAAGGTGCTCTCCAGCAGGAACGCCCGCCGGACGACCCGGGCCGGGAAGCCGAGGGCCCGCAGCACGCCGACGGTGCGGCGGCGCTCGCGCACGGCCCGGACCATGACCACGCCCAGGCCGGCAACGCCGACGACCAGGCCGAGGGCCAGGAAGCCCTGGAGGAGCTGGAAGAAGGAGCGGTTGGCGGCGTAGTCCTGCTCGACCACGTGCCGCATGCGGGTCGCGACCAGGCCCTGGGGCAGGAACTCGCCCTGGAGGTCGGCGGCAACGGCCCGGTCGGAGACGCCGGGGGCGAGCGCCAGCAGCGCCCCCGACGGCCGCGCCCTGGCCCCGAACTGCTCCCGGAGCCCGCCGGCGGCCAGCACCAGCGGGCTGGCGGGCAGCTCGCCGCCGCCCTCGAACGCGGTCGAGTCGGCCAGGACGCCGGCGACGGTCTTGCGCTCGGAGCGGCCGGTGCCCGGGTCGGTCAGGGTCAGGCTGTCGCCCGGGTGCCAGGTGGCGTGGGCCATGCCGCTCTCCTCGTAGCCCAGGTACTGGTCGACGACCACATAGCGGGGGTCGGCCAGCACCGTGCGCCAGACGGCCCGGTCGTCGCCGAGGCGGTCCAGCCGGGCGTCCAGGGGGAACAGGCCGTGGGTGGCCAGGGCCGCGGTGGCCCCGACGGCCGCCGCCGGGACGGCCTTGGCCGCGCCGGGCATGCCGGCCACCTCGGCCTCGGCCGTCTCCAGGGGCGCGACCCCGGCCACCTGGCCGGCGAAGCGGCCCCCGGCCAGGCGGGCCGCCGGGTCGGTGACCGGCGCCTGGCTGTTCCAGTCGACCCGGAGGGCGTAGCCGCCGGAGGCGGTCGCCACCGCCCGGTCCACGCCCGCGTTGATCACCGTCCCCAGCACCGAGATCAGCACCAGGGTGAACACCACCAGGCCGTACATGCTGAGGGTGGCCCCGGTCCGGAAGCGCCTGGCCACCGGGTAGGCGACGGCCAGGCGGGCCGACAGGCCGGAGGCCGACGGGCGGGCCAGCAGCGGCCGCCCCAGGCGCAGCAGCAGCTCCTGGTTCTGGCTGACCAGCAGCACGGCCGAGAAGGTCAGCACCACCCCAAGGACCACGAAGGTGGCGGTGGAGCTGTTGTCGAGCAGCTCGGGCCGGACGGTGTTGGCGACCAGCCCCCAGCCGAGCACGGCCAGCGACGCGCCGGTGTAGACGGCCCGCCGGGGCAGCAGCCGGACCAGCAGCGGGCACAGCGCGGCCACGGCCAGGGCCGGGTACAGGTAGGTGCCGACCCCATCGCTGCCGGCGACGGCGACCACCGCGGCCGCCCCGAGCCCGGCCGCGGCCAGGGTCGAGGCCAGCACCCAGCGCCGCTTGAGCGGGCGGCCGGTCCCGGGCGGCAGGTCGCGGATGGCGGCGATGATGTTGACCCGGCTGATGCGGACGCTGGTCAGGGCGACGGTCAGGAACGCGATCAGGAAGCCGGCCGCGAACCCGTTGACCAGGCTGGTCGAGGTGACGGTGAAGGCCAGCTCGGGCACGCCCTCCTCGGTGAAGCCGGCGAAGATCCGGGCCGTGACCTCGACCACGGCCCAGCCGACGCCCAGCCCGGCGACCAGGCCGAGGGCGGCGGCGACGAGCGCGTACACGGTGCCTTCGAGCACGAAGCCGCGGACCAGCCGGCCCCGGCGCATGCCGACCGCCCGCAGCATGCCGAGCTCGCTCTTGCGCTCCTCGGCCAGCATCACGAACACGTTCACCAGCAGGAGCACGCCGGCGATGATGGCGAAGCTGCCGACGAACAGGAACAGGGCGCCGAACTCGGCCCCGATCAGCTCGGCCTCGTCCAGCAGCTCCCGCTTGGGGGTGGCGACGGCCGTGCCCTGGCGGGCCAGCGGCCCCAGGGCGGCCTGGAGCTTGCCCTTGACCTGGTCGCTGGCGGCGGCGCCGCCCTCGACCCCGCCGGCGTTGGAGACCAGCGTGAGGGTCTCGGGCCCGGCCCGGGGGCCGGCGGGCCCGGCCACCCGCCCGATGGTGCCCGGCTCGACCAGGGCGCCGCGCTCGCCGAACCCGGCCAGCCCCCGCGCCGGCACGACCCTGGCCACCTCCAGCTCCAGCGGGCGGCCGTACAGGTGGAAGGTGAGCCGGTCGCCGGGGCGGGCGTCAAGGGCGCCGGCCAGGGCGTCGCTCAGGACCACCCGGCCTGGCCCGGGGCTGGGCCCGGCCAGGGGCGACCCCGGGCCCTCGAAGCGGGCCGCGGCCGCGAAGTCGAGCTCGAGCACGGTGGCCTGGGGCTCGCCCTTGCCGCCGTTGGTCACGGCGGCGCCGTGGCGCCGGACGGTGAGGAGGCCGTCGATCGCGGGGTCGCCGCGCAGGGGCTCGAGCCGGCGGGCCGCCGCCGCGCCCTGGGC of Actinomycetota bacterium contains these proteins:
- a CDS encoding FtsX-like permease family protein translates to MYPNLTPYLVGLGGAGLLVTVLLALRGPLTRRLALRQVNRRRAEAALVVAGSVLGTAIIVGSLVVGDTLDHSFKQNAYRYLGVVDEVVSSSDPAQGAAAARRLEPLRGDPAIDGLLTVRRHGAAVTNGGKGEPQATVLELDFAAAARFEGPGSPLAGPSPGPGRVVLSDALAGALDARPGDRLTFHLYGRPLELEVARVVPARGLAGFGERGALVEPGTIGRVAGPAGPRAGPETLTLVSNAGGVEGGAAASDQVKGKLQAALGPLARQGTAVATPKRELLDEAELIGAEFGALFLFVGSFAIIAGVLLLVNVFVMLAEERKSELGMLRAVGMRRGRLVRGFVLEGTVYALVAAALGLVAGLGVGWAVVEVTARIFAGFTEEGVPELAFTVTSTSLVNGFAAGFLIAFLTVALTSVRISRVNIIAAIRDLPPGTGRPLKRRWVLASTLAAAGLGAAAVVAVAGSDGVGTYLYPALAVAALCPLLVRLLPRRAVYTGASLAVLGWGLVANTVRPELLDNSSTATFVVLGVVLTFSAVLLVSQNQELLLRLGRPLLARPSASGLSARLAVAYPVARRFRTGATLSMYGLVVFTLVLISVLGTVINAGVDRAVATASGGYALRVDWNSQAPVTDPAARLAGGRFAGQVAGVAPLETAEAEVAGMPGAAKAVPAAAVGATAALATHGLFPLDARLDRLGDDRAVWRTVLADPRYVVVDQYLGYEESGMAHATWHPGDSLTLTDPGTGRSERKTVAGVLADSTAFEGGGELPASPLVLAAGGLREQFGARARPSGALLALAPGVSDRAVAADLQGEFLPQGLVATRMRHVVEQDYAANRSFFQLLQGFLALGLVVGVAGLGVVMVRAVRERRRTVGVLRALGFPARVVRRAFLLESTFVALEGILLGTALSIVTSYLLFRNDDELQATGVAFPIPWMSISVLVLATAAASLAATAWPARQAARISPAVALRIAD